The Fodinibius saliphilus genomic interval ATATATTTCCTGATACACTTACCGTCATATCAGGCCAACCCAAGCCAAAAGGATGGTTGGGTAAGTCTTGGGCCTGCCACCAACTCGCAGAACAGACGACCAGCGAAATAATTACCTTCATTGATGCAGACACCTGGATAGAACCGGAGGCTACAACCAAAATTGTACGAGCAATGGGACGAGATATCGTCGACTTTATTACCCTCTGGCCAAAACAACAACTAGGTACCTTTTGGGAGAAAACGGTGATTCCTCTTGTATATTGGGGACTTTTAACCCTCCTTCCTACCCGCTATGTATACCGTCACCCAAAGTGGCTGCCTGTTTTTCTAAAAGATAAAATAGGGGCCAAATTTGCTGCTGCCTGTGGACAATTCATGGCTTTTAAAAGAAACGTATACCAAAAAGTCGGAGGTCATAAATCCGTAAAAAGCAAAGTAGTTGAGGATGTAGAGCTTGCTAAAGAGATAAAGCGAAATGGGTATGCCATGAAAATGTATCACGGAGCAGATACCATAGGCTGCCGAATGTACCGTTCGGCAGATGAACTATGGCAGGGCTTTCGCAAGAATTTTTTAGCAGGTTTTGGAAATAATCTCCTCCTTTTTATCGGAATGGCTCTTCTTCAATTTGTAACTTTTATGCTCCCTGTAATTGCATTACCCTTTTTATTTTTCTTTGGCACATCAAAGCTATTTATTGTTTGTTTAATAGTAGT includes:
- a CDS encoding glycosyltransferase — its product is MIIIFYIALVYLLITSGILFLNRIDFTPLPPVPHHYFDRQAPKVSICIPARNEANSIERCVRSAVDQQYPNVEVVVLDDNSTDQTPEILAKLVDIFPDTLTVISGQPKPKGWLGKSWACHQLAEQTTSEIITFIDADTWIEPEATTKIVRAMGRDIVDFITLWPKQQLGTFWEKTVIPLVYWGLLTLLPTRYVYRHPKWLPVFLKDKIGAKFAAACGQFMAFKRNVYQKVGGHKSVKSKVVEDVELAKEIKRNGYAMKMYHGADTIGCRMYRSADELWQGFRKNFLAGFGNNLLLFIGMALLQFVTFMLPVIALPFLFFFGTSKLFIVCLIVVALMIIQRFIVDRWFGWNPLFGLLHPIAVGWFQALGIKVLADYLKNKPTQWKGRDL